From the Mauremys reevesii isolate NIE-2019 linkage group 19, ASM1616193v1, whole genome shotgun sequence genome, one window contains:
- the SPACA9 gene encoding sperm acrosome-associated protein 9 isoform X3, with the protein MKMEGGKMNEVKECLRNIEQTYKIFQQQQFTFIAALEHTREDAHDKIRPVASIGQVQAYMDHHCNNTTDRRILLMFLNICSELNKLCQKLEALHPGTSVTNNILEKCKLLVSPSNDLSTIRAKYPHDVVNHLSCDEAKNHYGGVVSLIPIVLDCMKAWVAHSEKLPRNFLHNAS; encoded by the exons ATGAAAATG GAGGGGGGGAAAATGAACGAGGTAAAAGAATGTCTGAGAAACATAGAACAGACTTACAAGATCTTCCAGCAACAGCAGTTTACATTTATTGCAGCACTGGAACACACCCGAGAGGATGCACATGACAAGATCAGGCCTGTAGCAAGTATTGGACAG GTGCAGGCATACATGGATCATCACTGTAACAACACTACCGACAGACGCATCCTCCTCATGTTCTTGAACATCTGTAGTGAACTGAACAAACTCTGCCAAAAGCTAGAAGCCCTGCATCCTGGTACCAGTGTAACAAACAATATCTTGGAGAAATGCAAGCTGCTAGTTAGCCCCAGCAACGACCTGAGCACCATCCGAGCCAA gtacCCTCATGATGTGGTGAATCACCTGAGCTGCGATGAAGCAAAGAACCACTACGGAGGTGTGGTGAGCCTCATACCCATAGTGCTGGACTGCATGAAAGCATGGGTGGCCCACAGTGAGAAGTTGCCTCGGAACTTCCTGCATAAT gcaagtTAG
- the SPACA9 gene encoding sperm acrosome-associated protein 9 isoform X1, with product MKMEGGKMNEVKECLRNIEQTYKIFQQQQFTFIAALEHTREDAHDKIRPVASIGQVQAYMDHHCNNTTDRRILLMFLNICSELNKLCQKLEALHPGTSVTNNILEKCKLLVSPSNDLSTIRAKYPHDVVNHLSCDEAKNHYGGVVSLIPIVLDCMKAWVAHSEKLPRNFLHNVSDGNADSQKRTQQDVSAKASIPLGPRPATLTTATQTLVSYKDYSREQNSKHGKKEHLNGTGRNTWKYLNGPWKPPGKHSF from the exons ATGAAAATG GAGGGGGGGAAAATGAACGAGGTAAAAGAATGTCTGAGAAACATAGAACAGACTTACAAGATCTTCCAGCAACAGCAGTTTACATTTATTGCAGCACTGGAACACACCCGAGAGGATGCACATGACAAGATCAGGCCTGTAGCAAGTATTGGACAG GTGCAGGCATACATGGATCATCACTGTAACAACACTACCGACAGACGCATCCTCCTCATGTTCTTGAACATCTGTAGTGAACTGAACAAACTCTGCCAAAAGCTAGAAGCCCTGCATCCTGGTACCAGTGTAACAAACAATATCTTGGAGAAATGCAAGCTGCTAGTTAGCCCCAGCAACGACCTGAGCACCATCCGAGCCAA gtacCCTCATGATGTGGTGAATCACCTGAGCTGCGATGAAGCAAAGAACCACTACGGAGGTGTGGTGAGCCTCATACCCATAGTGCTGGACTGCATGAAAGCATGGGTGGCCCACAGTGAGAAGTTGCCTCGGAACTTCCTGCATAATGTGAGTGATGGAAATGCTGACTCTCAGAAGAGAACACAGCAGGATGTGTCAGCAAAGGCATCTATTCCCCTAGGCCCACGTCCTGCTACCCTCACTACTGCTACTCAGACCTTGGTTAGTTACAAAGACTATTCACGAGAGCAGAACAGTAAACATGGTAAAAAAGAGCACCTGAATGGCACAGGGAGAAACACTTGGAAATATCTGAATGGTCCCTGGAAACCACCTGGGAAACACTCCTTTTAG
- the SPACA9 gene encoding sperm acrosome-associated protein 9 isoform X2 has protein sequence MNEVKECLRNIEQTYKIFQQQQFTFIAALEHTREDAHDKIRPVASIGQVQAYMDHHCNNTTDRRILLMFLNICSELNKLCQKLEALHPGTSVTNNILEKCKLLVSPSNDLSTIRAKYPHDVVNHLSCDEAKNHYGGVVSLIPIVLDCMKAWVAHSEKLPRNFLHNVSDGNADSQKRTQQDVSAKASIPLGPRPATLTTATQTLVSYKDYSREQNSKHGKKEHLNGTGRNTWKYLNGPWKPPGKHSF, from the exons ATGAACGAGGTAAAAGAATGTCTGAGAAACATAGAACAGACTTACAAGATCTTCCAGCAACAGCAGTTTACATTTATTGCAGCACTGGAACACACCCGAGAGGATGCACATGACAAGATCAGGCCTGTAGCAAGTATTGGACAG GTGCAGGCATACATGGATCATCACTGTAACAACACTACCGACAGACGCATCCTCCTCATGTTCTTGAACATCTGTAGTGAACTGAACAAACTCTGCCAAAAGCTAGAAGCCCTGCATCCTGGTACCAGTGTAACAAACAATATCTTGGAGAAATGCAAGCTGCTAGTTAGCCCCAGCAACGACCTGAGCACCATCCGAGCCAA gtacCCTCATGATGTGGTGAATCACCTGAGCTGCGATGAAGCAAAGAACCACTACGGAGGTGTGGTGAGCCTCATACCCATAGTGCTGGACTGCATGAAAGCATGGGTGGCCCACAGTGAGAAGTTGCCTCGGAACTTCCTGCATAATGTGAGTGATGGAAATGCTGACTCTCAGAAGAGAACACAGCAGGATGTGTCAGCAAAGGCATCTATTCCCCTAGGCCCACGTCCTGCTACCCTCACTACTGCTACTCAGACCTTGGTTAGTTACAAAGACTATTCACGAGAGCAGAACAGTAAACATGGTAAAAAAGAGCACCTGAATGGCACAGGGAGAAACACTTGGAAATATCTGAATGGTCCCTGGAAACCACCTGGGAAACACTCCTTTTAG